A genomic segment from Labrus bergylta chromosome 3, fLabBer1.1, whole genome shotgun sequence encodes:
- the si:ch1073-459b3.2 gene encoding growth arrest-specific protein 1, which yields MKCWCSALALLPWVLVALDAQLICWQALLRCHEEPECDLAYSQYLAACEGNLRGTRKQCPSHCINALIRLNHTRSGPDLETCDCAQDQECQSAKRAVEPCLPRRHPTDAGGIGCMEARQRCEEDSSCHASLAAYLAYCGQLFNGRKCSSKCKATIQQMLFIPNGVLLNRCVCDGVERPFCEVVKENMSKLCAIGDHTVISDQPDADDMYEDEDYDPKHDREEVFTDHSSASQGSTTCMTPLFLFLAWLLL from the coding sequence ATGAAATGTTGGTGCAGCGCCCTGGCACTTCTCCCGTGGGTGCTGGTGGCCTTAGATGCCCAGCTGATCTGCTGGCAGGCGCTCCTCCGGTGCCACGAAGAGCCCGAGTGCGACCTCGCGTACAGCCAGTACTTAGCAGCCTGTGAAGGTAACCTCAGAGGCACGAGGAAGCAGTGTCCCAGCCACTGCATCAACGCGCTCATACGGCTGAACCACACGCGCAGCGGGCCGGACCTGGAGACGTGCGACTGCGCGCAGGACCAGGAGTGCCAGAGCGCCAAGCGAGCCGTCGAGCCCTGCCTCCCCCGCAGGCACCCGACCGACGCCGGGGGGATCGGCTGCATGGAGGCCCGGCAGCGCTGCGAGGAGGACAGCAGCTGCCACGCCTCCCTCGCGGCCTACTTGGCATACTGCGGCCAGCTGTTCAACGGCAGGAAGTGCTCCTCCAAGTGCAAAGCCACCATCCAGCAGATGCTCTTCATCCCGAACGGCGTGCTGCTCAACCGCTGTGTTTGCGATGGGGTCGAGAGGCCCTTCTGTGAAGTGGTCAAAGAGAACATGAGCAAACTCTGCGCCATAGGAGACCACACTGTTATTTCAGACCAGCCTGACGCGGATGACATGTACGAGGATGAAGACTATGACCCGAAACAcgacagagaggaggtgttcacCGACCATTCCTCTGCGTCACAGGGGTCAACCACCTGCATGACCCCTCTCTTTCTATTCTTAGCATGGCTATTACTCTGA
- the cplx3b gene encoding complexin-3b yields the protein MAFMVKHMVGGQLKNLTGGLTEEKPEAEKTDAAAQGMTQEEFEQYKEQLEEEKQEREANFAQKKAERATVRSHFRDKYRLPKNELDETQIQQAGDDVTLPTELAKMIAEDNQEETHKQSVLGQLSNIQNVDIDQLKDKAQATLEDLKKQTENCSLM from the exons ATGGCTTTCATGGTCAAACACATGGTGGGAGGACAGCTGAAGAACCTGACAGGCGGACTGACGGAGGAGAAACCTGAAGCGGAGAAAACGGACGCGGCGGCGCAGGGGATGACCCAAGAGGAATTCGAGCAATACAAGGAACAGTTAGAGGAGGAAAA ACAAGAGCGAGAAGCCAATTTTGCCCAGAAGAAAGCTGAGAGAGCCACGGTTAGAAGTCACTTCCGGGATAAGTACCGACTACCAAAG AACGAGCTGGACGAGACCCAGATCCAGCAGGCGGGGGATGACGTCACGTTGCCCACAGAGCTGGCCAAGATGATCGCCGAGGAcaaccaggaggagacacacaaGCAGTCGGTGCTGGGCCAGCTGTCCAACATCCAGAACGTGGACATCGACCAGCTGAAGGACAAAGCGCAGGCCACGCTGGAAGACCTCAAAAAGCAGACGGAGAATTGCAGTCTCATGTGA